ctgcacagcagcctcCAGCCTGCTCCCTCCATCACCATCAGTTCTTTGCATGCACCAGAATAAAGCTGCAGGTGTTTCCCTCTGGAGCCATTGCACAAGGGAGACAGAGCACGGCCATGATTCAAACAGCCCCATGGGCTCCCTCAGCCCTAACCTCAAcccatggttttgttttcctttaacacCAGGGGCTGTTTTCTCCCCCTCCCAGCCTCAGCTGTCAGCTGGACATACCGGAGTGCTGCCAGCAATGCTGCAGTGTCAGCTGATGGCCCAAATGTCCgcaggctccccctgctcctTCATTTCCCATCCTCGAGCGACACCGAGCAGCAGTGAGACCCCAGAGCCAGCAGCCAGACCAGCAGGTGAGGGATGGGGACCGGGGGTGGCCGAGCACTTGGAGGCACTGGGGGTGGTGTTAGAAGTGCTCCAAGCATGGCCACAGCTTGTGGGAAGGGACGACAGCATGTTGGGGTTTGTGCAAAGTGGTCGTTGTGGCTTTGGGTTTGGCTGCgttgcattgctttgcattgGGTTAGCTACAGGGTTGAGGTTTAGGGTTGGCTTTGAGTTCTCCAAAGGATAAGGAGCGTGGGGGAGGTTCTGAGCCAGGTCTGTGTGCACAGCTCCCAGAGTTAATGGCTGGAAGGTCAGAGGGACACAGGCAGGTCAGAGCCCGGAGCTGGGGTAGATTTCGGGTGCTTGCATTGCTCTGATTTGTGCCCCAGCAATCGATCGGTGCAGGATTGTTTCTTTGAAGCAGCTGAACGTGGTGGAAAAGCTGATTATTTTCAGGGCTCAGGAGCAGCTCGGTGCTCACAtcccagagctgtgtggataTGGGGAGGTgacatccccatcccactgcccatCTGTGGGTCCAGTGGGTGCTGCAGACCACGGGGCACTGTGCAGATCCCAGCATGGCAGTGGgtgcttctgcagctgttcCATCCAGGATGATCTGCTCCCATCCCTCCCACCCACGCTTGGAGGAGCCGCCAAACAAATCCTTCAGTGCAGCAAACTGTATCTTTGCATCTTATTCGTGAGGGACGCAGGGGCTGGCCGTAAAGTTTATGAACGTCATTTGCTTTCAAGGGAGGAAATGCAAGATAAAAGAGCTCAGGGTCTCTGCACATCGGGATTTATGGGGTGCTTAGAGCAGGGTTTTGTGCCAAGAGCTGAATGTTTCGCTGCCGGCACGGTGTTGACTTTGGCTGCGGTTAAGGGGCCCGTTGCTGTGAGCCCTGTTagggagcacacagagctgggagcactgggatgTTCCTTGTGGTCAATGCAATGGGACCGAcgggcagagctgctcccagggcCGGGTGCATGGGGTACATCACCTGCTTGGTTCCATTGGGCTGCAttaaagctgtgctgcaaataGAGCTCTGTGCGGCACCTTCTGCTGTTGGGCCCCAAAGCGGAGCTGTGCCCAGTGAGCACAGCAGACCCCCAGATATTCAGACCCATCTCCACCCACAGAGCCTGCGCTGCCATCTCGCTTTTCCCGGAGGACAAAATTACCCGTGGTTTCATGTTTTATTGCCAGGGACGCGGATTAATCTGCACTTTGGTGTATTTTTAGTGCTGTGGATTTCTGCTGGCATTCACGGCCACGCGAGCCGTCAGACGGGAGCGATTCCCGGTGTCCCATTTCAGAGGGGCTCAGGGTCTGCTTTGCGTCCTGCTTTtctcaacaacaaaaagaaaccaacagcaAACCTTCATCTTTGAAGGGAGAAATCCTCTTTGAGAGCTGCTTCAACTGAACGCGAGGCTAAATGCCTTTATTCACTTCCAGAAAGGCTATGaagtgctgctttcttcctggGCTGCAAAGCACTCATCTGAGCGGGTCGGCTTTGTTCCCTGAGCTGGTGCTGCTAATTGTAGAGCAGAGATTCCTCTCCGAGGTGTGCGGTGATGAAAGAATAGGGAAGAGAGGGGGGAAGAGAGGGGGGAAGATCAGCTCGGGGATGCTGAAGGGGTGAGCTGTGTGGGGAGGAGCGTTCCTTCCCCCCTGTGCCACCAACATGCTGCATCCGACTCctccaggtgcaggaccttcACTGTCAGCTACTAACACGGCTATGGAAGGTGGTAGTGCTCCCCGGCAGCGCTGGGAGAAGGGGAGCTGTGCAAGGACAGGGGTTCTGTGGAGGCTTTATTAAGAAACCTCATTCACAGGGAATGTTCTGGCTTAGGGAAAGGCTAAGACCATCATTAGCGCCACCTCATCAGGCAAACTTGAGGCTGTTTCACAGCAGGGGTGTTATTAATACAGCATATTAATACCCCAGCATTGCTGGCCCAAGGAACGCCCTGATCCGGCTGGTTTCACAAGGCTGCCGTGTTAATTCGATAGCTGTTCTCATCATccccttctgtttcctttgccCCCAACGGGTCTAAATCGGGGCTTTTGGGGACATGTCACACCGGGGCTCCCTGCCAGCACCGCGGTGTGCACGAGgccaggctgctcccagcccactgCAGGCGGTGGCTTTGCAGTGGTccatccccccccaccccgcctTCACGCTCTCCCATATCCTCTGCTTGCAGACAGCACACCGAGGAGCTGCACGGGGCGagagtgcagcagggaatgaCCCACACTGCGACGGCCCCGCGCTGCTGACCCGCAGCCTTCAGCACGCAGCATGGTGGGGCAGAGCGAGGGCAGGAGGCCAGTGCTCCTGGAGCCCTTCGTGCACCAGGTGGGCGGCCACATGAGCATGATGAAGTACGACGAGCACACGGTCTGCAAACccctggtgctgcaggagcGGAGCTTCTACGAGTCGCTGCCCCTGGCCATGAGGCAGTTCACCCCTCAGTACAAAGGTGAGGTGAGGGGGAACCGCTCGGTTGGGCTGGGTCTGAGCTGGGAGCCCCTCGTGTTGTGCAGAGCAGgttgtgctgctggctgggtgCACAGGAGCTGGTCTGCCAGGCTGGCTCCTTCACTGCTTTGGGGACCTTGCTGGCTGATGCGTGTGGGTGTGGGAAGGCTGAAAAGCAGTGACACAGAGCATGGCCAATGCAAACTGCCCCACGCTGCTGTGCTGACTCCAAGGGCTGAGGCCAGGCAGACCTGCTGCCTATTTCTGTAATGGCGAGTCAAAGCTGGCTGCATGTGCAGGATACCTCTCATTCCTTTGTGGGTGCTAGCCCTCAAATAGACCTCTTTTTCCATGCCGTTAACATTTCATTAACCCCAGCTGGGGAGCCTGCTCCAGCTCGGTGCTGACCTTTTGCTAAGGTGATGCTGTTAGTTCTGGCTCAGGAGCTGCCCGTGCAGTTGGGGCCACGCAGTACAACTGCTCTGAACTAGTGGTGTGTGAGGAGAAAGGgctggcaggaggagcagggctCAGGGGTGCCTTTGCCCCGTGGCCTTTGGTGTTAGAGGAGGTGAAGGTTTGCATCAGAATGGAGGAGAGCAAGGGAAGGGGCAGGGCTGGCACCGGCGTGAGGGGCAGAGATGCTGCTCAGGGCCAGCATGACATACCAAGGCAAAACAGCACGGAGGGACGGAGCATCTCTCTGACGGCTGCTCCACCTGAGCCAGGTGCTGCCTGAGATGCTCCTGGAGGCACCGATCCTGGAAAAGCAGAGGCAAAACTCAACCCTGTGTCTCAGCTTTAGCTGTGGAAATGCAGTGCTTGGTGTGCAAGAAGCACGCTCctcccatttccttttcttttaagactccctcctttcctccctccctccctatTGCTGCTCCTGACCCTGGGTTTGGTGGAGGAGAAGCTCAGCTGTCACATAAAAGCTTAAAATATCTCTTGgtccttcagcagcacagaaaggagCTCCGAGTGTTGGCTGAGGTCTCCCATCCAatctctcccttccccacaAAGTCGGGGGCCTCTGTAGATTTATGGGGCGATATTAAAAAGATgcttaagaaagaaaaccaggCTTCCTCCGAGCAATTTGCTTCAGCAGGGGCTGGAGTTCAGTGTCAGAGCTGAGCCCTGCTCCATTCCTATTATAAAGTCATTAAGCACTCCCACCTTATCAGCACAGGGGTTATCAATACCTTTTagttctctctttcctttctattGCGAGTCCCAGTGTGTTTTGCAACGAGGGGTCATAAAATAGCAGCTCTCCTCCAGTTTGGCATCAGGGAGACACATTTTGTTCCCTGCTTCCAGCTGTCCCAGCCCTGAATGCCGGGCATATTAAAGAGGTGGAAGGTTTGTCAAGGGCCAAAGTTTTCCTATAGGGATGATGAGCATCAGTGGGAACAACCCCGAGgtctcccccccccacccatagGCATCCACACTCCTCACCTCTATTCTTAGGCTGGGGGATTGCTCAGGGGTCATTGTGTGATGCTGATGTGACGCGCAGCGTTGATCAAATATCAGCATCCAAACCTCACACCCGGAGGGCTGCTTAAAAATGTGCCCTCGACCCCCACCTACCCAATGGGATTGCACCGTGGGTCACATTGCAAGCCAACGACCTACGGGCATCTTTTGTGTGCTCCAAATCTCATGGAAGGGAATCTTCCCTCAGACAGCAAAACCCAGCAGCCATGGCCCTGCAAATCCTCCCAGCTGTGTTTGCTTACCATAATCTCAAATGGACAGAAGGCGGTTTGCGTGTTTATTTGCTTTGGCAAATTGGCTCTGGCAAAGAGAGCTGCCTTGTTTGTAAGCTGCAGAGATGCATCTGCCCACAGTGAGTAACAGAACATGCGAGGATACCCTGGGGACAGCTGGACCCAACCCAGCTCCATGTGCTGCGAATGGGGCCTCCTTCAAGTGCTGAGTTCTGTTGGTCCAACAGCCCTGACCATCCCGTTTGGACCTGCCTTGCTGCAGCCAGACCTGAAAGCATCGGGGCAAGGATGATTCACTTGGCTGGCATCCCCTCTGAGAGCGAAAGGGCGATGCTCTAAAAATGCCTGCGCTGCCTTGAGAGGCTCAGACAGCCCTGACAGAGGCTGCGGGAGCTGAGCTGCCCCGAGCGAAGCACTGCAGTTATCAGCCCTTCCCAGAAAGGTCAGAGCCGTCCGCACGGCCATTCCTGCGCTGTCATTTGACACGCGGAGGCAGCGCTCCTGATGCCAGGGATGGGCTGAGATGGGCTAAATATGTGATGGGCCGAGTGGCATTTGTGCCCTGTGATCCTCGTTAGAGTCAGGGAAAATCGCGGGGCTGAAATACACAATGGTGTTTCCAAGCACAGAGGGGGGAAATGAATAATCACCGCTCTGGGGTTGTGATCCTCCACCTGCAGATCCAGTCCCTGCCGTCATCCTGGTTTTGGGACACGTCCATGACAATATATGGGCATCACCTACACTTGCAGCTTTGCCAGCCCACATGCTTCCCTCTGCCCTCGTTCCTGTGGGCTCTGCCATGAAATGAAGCAGTCGGTATGCTGGTTGTCTTTGTAAAGTTCCTGCTCCCCAaccttccctttgctttcaaCCAATGCAAAGCATTTCCAGCCTTGCCCCGTGCTCAAAAGTGCAGCCTAAATCTCCCGTCATAAATAAGTCAGGAGCTCTTGGTCCAAGGCagggggtctgtgctgggtcagCTGCTGCATAACAGAGCCCGAAGGAATGGAGAACGAAGGAACACGGTGTTCGGAGCAGGCAGGTTTCTCAGAAGGAGGGGAGGGAACATTAGAAAAGCCCATGGCCATTTTCCAGGGTCTCAGACTGATGGTGTTTATTGGGTCTCAAATCAGCCTGGGCTCAGCATGAGGCCACTAAAGTACGAGGCAGGAAGCTGAGCCCAGGAGGACTCATAGCACCCACAGTATCACAGGGGTTAACCCCGTTCTGGTTTGCTTTGCCTCCTTTCCTGCAGGCGTCATTTCGGTGCACCTCAAGAAGGACAGCTTTGGCAACCTGACCCTGCTGGCCAGTCCCAACCTACAGCACGAGGGCTGCGGCCGCGTGGACAACACCAGCAGTGACATATGGCACAAATACAAGTGGGttgccagcaccagcagcagcaccgagCTTGTCAAGAGGTGCCACACGCAGCTCACCAAGACCTTCAAGGACAGGTGAGGGTGCACCAAGGGCAGGATGCTCCCTGCTGGTGTTCTCCTGGTCCTTGCCTGGAACCATCCCAGTCCTGGTAGGGTGTGAGCAGGATGGGTTTAGTGGCACGACTGGTTTAAAGCAAAGTCCATCCTCAGAGAGCAAAAGGTGCATCCATCTTGCTGGCCTCGTGGCTCACCTCCTCCCTGTGGAGTGCTGCTaagcagacagagctgcagccacacagcaactGATTCCATCCTGTCCCTGTCCCTGGCTGGCTCTGATGGGCATCACAGCACTTGCAAGCATGGCCTGACCTCAGGCCCTGCAAAGACAGACATCTTTCATCTCAAATTGGttcagagaaggctgaggtcaGCTGTGACTGAAGGGTGCAATATTGCTCCTGTGAAAGCACAGCCCTCGGTGTGAGCACGTAGGGACTGTGGATGGGCAAGACTGACAGATGACCCCACAAGGAGAGCTAATATCCTCCTTgctcccccccttccttccccaaaGCCAGCCCCTCTAAACTGGGAAGCATTCCCATTGTTGGACAATTGCCTGTGTTGTGCCTGTTCAGTAGATAGAGATCCCTGGGCATTGATGCTATGAATGGAGCTTTTGATAGGAGCCAAGCACACTTTGAAattataatgaaagaaaatattggcATCCAGCAATAGCTGCCTTTCTGAAAATGACTTTTACGGAGTAACAAAAGATCTCTGCGGGTTGGACATGATGAATACGTTTCCTCTGAGAGCCCCAGAAAATCTGCCTTATCGAGTTGGAGGTTCTGCAAaaagggggaaggagggagagggaaaattCTCTTCTGGAGCTCATAAACCAAACGTGTTCCTTTGTGTGTTCTGCCCAGCTGCCCAGGCAAGATGCGGCTGAGGACAGACCTTCAGTACTGCACAGATTCACTTCTGGAAGATGCAAACAGAaaccagacagaaaaaaacagctccAACCCCTGGGGACTGCACTGCCACAGACAGCACCTGAACCGCATGTCCTCCAAGTACAACGAGAACAAACTGCACCGTATCCTTTTGCCCCTCTCTCCTCCAGCATTGCCTTGGCTGCAGATAACAGCTCGTCATCGAGGTATGGCttactgcagcagcacccagccctctTTCCCCACTGCCtgaataagaaggaaaaaagagaagcatttcCCATATGAGGACACCCAGGCTTAAGTCAAAGATCCCCTTGGCATACCTTTAAAAGACACAGCTATGTGGGAATTAGCAGCTGCCTggccttttattttcctattacaCTTCATTACCCACCAGCCATGTGAGTAATAGTTTAACAACTTCCCCCACACCCATTGGAGTAAGCACAGTGCTGAGGAAAGGTGCTGGATCCACAGCCCAGGGCTACGGTGTCACCAGAGGAAGGAGCTATTGCTGCTTTAATTGGTAGGACTGTACTACAGTAAATTAACTGCAATCGGCAGCAAGGGGCCCATAGCAATGACACGTTGGTGAAATTGGCTCAGAAAGTCTCATTACAGTTGTGAGCTATTATGGAGAGCGTCAGCAGTTGCTCTGATTTAAGACCTCTTTCAATTAGAATTTAAAAGTATTGGGTTTCCCTTAACTCATGTTCAGAGTTTCTATTGCTTGAAAACGTGGTGTCGAAATACAACTACCCCTGCATCCTGGACTTAAAGATGGGAACCCGGCAGCATGGGGACGATGCCTCGGAGGAGAAGAAAGCACGGCACATCAAGAAGTGTGAGCAGAGCACCTCTGCATCGCTGGGCGTCCGCGTCTGTGGGATGCAGGTAAGGGCAGCCCTGCCCTTCTGGAGATGGGGTTACTTACACAAGTGGTGGCTGCCCATAGGAGCAGCTGAGGATCTGCCTgtacaaagcagcagcatctgctatTGTGTGCTCAGCTCGTGGCTGCTGCAcacaaggaaaagcagcaggcaTCCCTCGCCCCCCGCATGCCTTCACTGAGCCGCCTCATCCCATTGCTGCGAGCAGGAAGGCTTCCTTTCCTGCTAAACGTTATGGTTCCTCTTGATTAAAATCGTTGCCCTCCCTCCCAGAAACTGCAACCAGAAACTGAAAGCACACATTTCTTCCATTCACAGTTTTCAAACGGGTTTCACAATGTTCTGCTGCGCCCGAAGGATAATTATGACGACGACGACTATacagaacacacacagcaaTGTAAACAGCACCAAATGCTGTGTCCCTTCCCGGCCTCTGCCATCCTTCTGTTGAGCAGATAATCCTTTAAAATACAACTGGTGTGTGAGCTAATTCCACATTCACTCTTCCAGTTCTTACTCAGGATTTCCAGCGCCTCACATACATACAAATTTCTGTCTACATCTTCTTGTCTCTCTGtttaagaaaacagcattattgCTGCTTGCACGGAGAGCAGGAACACAGCTGGGGCATTGCTGTACCACTGCAGACTCCTAACGTAGCCAGAGGGAAAACACCATAAATCAGTAATGACACGGCAGTGACTTACAGCTCCGCAGGTTTCACAGAGGGGTAATTTATTGGAACGCAAAAAGAATCTGCACCAGTGGCTTCAATTGAATAGTTTAAATCTCTGGGAAAGACAGGAGGTGGGTGAGCCTGCAGTGCattgccagcactgctccatcGCAGGGGATCCACGTCCCAGTTCTCAGCCTGGGTCCGAAATGTTTGAATTAGGATTAGCATGTGGAAAAAACCGAACAGCAAGGCAGCCACTGAACCCGCATTGTTGCTCTCTCTCCCCAAGGTTTACCAAGCGGACGCTGGCCATTTTCTCTGCAAGGACAAATATTATGGGAGGAAACTTTCACCCGAGGGATTCAGGCAAaccctgcagcagttcctgtgcAACGGTAACCATCTCAGAACGGATGTCCTGGAGCCCATCATCCTGAAGCTGAAAGCTCTGCTCTCCGTCATTAAGAAGCAAAGCTCTTACAGGTTCTACTCCAGCTCACTTCTCATCATTTACGATGGACTGGAGCACAAGGAGAGCACGGCAGCTTTGGATAACCACCTGCAGGGGCACTTCCAAAGAACAAACTGCACCACGGCGCACTCCAGAGTCGATGTCCGCATGATAGACTTTGCCCACACCACTTTTAAAGGCTCCAAATGCAATCACACCACTTACGACGGGCCGGACCACGGCTATATTTTCGGCTTAGAGAACCTCATCAAAATCCTTCAGaacatttcagaaggaaaatgacaCGTCCTGTGGGTTGGCCTGGCTTTGCTCGTGATCGATACCCCCCAGAAGTACCACATGGGGCCCGTGGGACCCTGCCAGCTGCAGAACATCACGTGCATGGTTTGGAATGAGAGCACGGACAGCTTGCTAGGAAAGTGCAAGAACCGCTCCGTGCCATTACTGAACTCAACCgtaaaaagcaaagagctgaaaGAATCCGTTCTGGCTGCAATCAATcagaagatttattttcctttcttgttttactgctgtccttgatttatttgtaagccaaaagaaagcattacttGAAAGAGTCTTAATGATAAAATAGGACCTGCTCACCTCCGCCACGCTCACAAAGCCGAGCGAGCCGAGGAGATATTGTGCATTTAAGTGAGACTATTAAAATGAGCTGGCAGGTCTTAACAGATTGCAGCATTACTTTCAACTCATGCTCAGCGCTACAGGCCGaacacagagacagaagtggAAGCAAAATGCACAGCCTGACATTCACGCTccacctgcacagagctgctcttgcAAGCGCTTCCCCACGCAGTGCAGGCGCAGGTGCTTTGTTAAAGCACAGATAGGGCagatgctgcagagctcctggttctgcactgctgcaggtgTACAAACAGAGATCTCAGACCAAAAAATGGACCTTGCAAAGGTTTAATACCCCCTGTGGGACGTAACGGAGCATGTTTCCAGAACTTTCTAAGCTCCTCGGGGGCTGAAGCATGATGATTGTGTCAGACAGCACTCAGAGATGCATTCACATCAAGGTATTTACGCTTCggattaaagagaaataaacatgtCAGGGACTGGATATTAAAGGTCACCTAAGAGTTCTTTGGTACGAATAGAATGTGTGTCTTTGGAGGAAACtgcaaccaaaaaaaaagccacccaCCTGATTCAATGTTTACAGCTTTTGTTGACAGACTTTATGATGGAACAAACAATTCCTTCCTGCATGGTGTGGGAAGCTCGGGAGGGGAGTCCTTACATAAGGATCGGGTACAGAACCCAGTTACTGGGGAGCGGGGATACAAATAAAGTTGTCCAAGCAACTCTCACCTCTCGTCCATCTCCTTTCAGCCCCAGAGCATCCTCACATCATGCTCTTTTCTTGGAGGGCTGCACGTTTTAGCCATTATTCCCACTAGTTgaaacagcagctctgaaggGAGAGCCCTTCACTGGTGTTTTactgcacacagctggagaCCTGCTGCGATTTATAGCTGGAAAATTCAAGTCATCTGGCCCAGCTGCCCATTTGACTCAGCCTGAAGCGCAGCTGGGAATATCTCATTATTTACTGAATATTGGTCACCGTATTGCATGCTTCTGTCCCGCAAGCACCACTGGCCATTAAAAAAGCCACAAACTTCAGCAGTGAAAGGGCTGAATCACACACAGCTTTGGCTCGGGGCCGCACACTGTGGTCAGTGCTGGTTGTGGCTCACACCGCACGGCTCACAGCCAGCACCGGGACCTGCCTCGGCTCTGCTGAGCAGGAAACGGGGTCTGCAAAAGGGCTGGTGAGGAAGGCTCTAGTATTGGAGCAAGGCTCTGCTATTGGAGCAAGGCTCTGATGATACTGGAGCAAGGCTCTGATACTGGAGCAAGGCTCTGATACTGGAGCAAAGCTCTGCTATTGAAGCAAGGCTCTGCTATTGGAGCAAGGCTCTGATACTGGAGCAAAGCTCTGATATTGGAGCAAGGCTCTGCTATTGGAGCAAGGCTCTGATACTGGAGCAAGGCTCTGCTATTGGAGCAAGGCTCTGATACTGGAGCAAGGCTCTGATATTGGAGCAAGGCTCTGCTATTGGAGCAAAGCTCTGCTATTGAAGCAAGGCTCTGATACTGGAGCAAGGCTCTGATACTGGAGCAAGGCTCTGCTATTGGAGCAAGGCTCTGATACTGGAGCAAGGCTCTGCTATTGGAGCACTGGGAGCCCTGCTGGCACGACCTCGTGCGCTCCATCCTCGGGCCGAACTGCGCACGCGCGGCTCCGCCCCTCCCCCCTATCCACGTGATTCTTATGGCGGCCACCAGGTACCGGCGCTTCCTGAGGCTGTGCGAGGAGTGGCCGGTGGAGGAGACGAAGCGGCAGCGCGATCTGGGCGCCTTCATTCGGCAGCGCGTGGCTCAGGCCTTCCGAGAGGGGGAGAACACGCAGGTGGGAGCGGGGACACGGCCGGGCCGGGGGCTGAGGCCTAAGCGGGGACGGGAGACTGGGGTAGCTGAAGGGAGGGGCTGCGCATGCGCGATGCGGGTCCTGTCAGCGGGATGGGGGTCGGGGGGTTCGGTGCGAGATGGACCGAGATGGACCGCAATGAATGGGAGTGAATTgagctgcctttccttcctcagcCCCATGGGTGACCTGGTCATTAAAGGCAATGAAGCCAGTTCAACGTCACCTTCCCCTCGTCTCTGCGTTGTGCCCTTTCTTAGCATAAAGGCATAGTTCTAGATGTTCTCCTTCCACCGCATCGTGCCATTCCACGCTCCTCATtctcctttccctgctttccAGCCCCTGCCGGCGCCCCACGGACACACGAGCGGTGTCACTTTATCCCGCCTTGTTACTGATGCTATTCTTATTCATGTGTCCATTTCAATCGCTGACTTTGATGTCGTTGGGCAGCAGCGCAGAGTTCTGGTCAGGTTAGGCCCTGCTATAAATTAGGAAGCAGGACGACGTGCCATTCCCGGCGCTGAGCAGAGCCCGCAAGGCAGAGGCGCCTGTTTTAGGTATTAGCAAAATCTTTCCAACGTACCGGACCGAAATAGCACCCCATTTACCCCACACAAGCTGCTCGGGGCTTTTCGTGCCGCTTTTCCCTAATCAATTATAAACTATTTTTAGCTCGCACCGggattttctctcccttccatCCCGGCACCTGATCCTGTTTGATCCTTTAGAATGAACAGGCGGCAAAACCCGCCTTTGAGCAGAGAAGGTTCAGCTTTCACAGTGCTGGACAATAAGCACGAGGATAGAACCATCCAGCTGCATTCACGTTCCCTCGCAGCGCACTCACTGTTGAGCTGTCATATCTTTGTGAGCAGAACTCAAGGTCCCTTCTAGAACTTACGTGCCTCGTTATTCTTGTAGGCCAACCCGCAAAGAAACTGCTCTGCATTCAGGAGCAGCACAATAGGGGTCACCAGCATCCTGCGTTGCACTGAGAACTCGCtcagcttctcttctgctgtCCTTCTCAGCTCAAATGAAATCTGTTGCTATGCAGGcttgaaaataaagcttgtgtgatatttctgtctctttccagATTGCTGATCCTGAGACCTGTGACCAAATGTATGAGAGCTTAGTCAGAATCCACAACAACTACTACAAAAACAAGGTAAGGTTTGCTGTTAGCCATTGCCAGCCCTTTAGTGGGACAGTCACTACACTGCCTCTTCCCAGCAGGGGTTCTGGGCATACAGTAGGCAGATGAGAAGTCAGGTGGatgctgcactgcctgctgcctttTGGGCTccccggtgctgctgctggccttgaTGGCGTGTCTGAACAATGCCAGTGGTTGTTTTTGCTATGGATGAGCACAGTTCTTATTTCTGGACTGAAAATGAGTAGGGCTCTATTATTGATTTGGTGGTATATTACATCTTCTAGTGCACTGCAAGTAACGCCTTGTTCTGTCTCTCCTTCTCTCACCTACTTGTTTGTGAAGTATCCACGCCTGAAAGACACGAGCTTCACTGGAGTGACAGTGCAAGATTGCAAGATGATCCTAGCAACAGGTACTAATACTGTGATTTGGGAGTAAATCAATGCAGGAGATAAATtacattctgttctttgtgcTGTTCACTTCATCTCCTCTACTAAACGCTTGTGACTAAAGGACTGATTGGGACTGCCTGCAGGTGTATTAGGAGGGCTCAAAAGGTATCAAATTGAGGAGAGTCTCAGTAATCTATCGGGACAAAAAGTCAATTGTGGTTTTTGCAGTGGGCAGGAACGGCAGAGGGTTTGTAAAGGCTTCTTCAGATAGAATGGCAGGAGCTGTATGAAAGCAATCCACGTTTGCTACGTGGCTCAAAAAATTCTTGACTTCCATTTCATCATGTTCAAATTCCCTTCGGTACTTCTTATCTCGTATTAGACCTTGAGAGAAAACAGGGTATCACAATGCAGAAAGACTCTCAGCCAAATCATTTATTAAGCATGGTGCAGGAGGCCAATGCCGTTTTGTTCTGCTCCAGTTCCTAACTTTGACTGTAGTGCATGGCAACTGCATATTAGTTGTTAGAGATAAGGGACTCCCTGCACAATTGATTGGAAGGGAGAACAAACTTGCCTCAGGCCCTGAAATAGAAATTCATTAAGGCAAAAAGTCAAAAAGAGGAAACATTTGTAAGGCAAAGCTCTTCTAAGAGGGCTTTCAgccctttgctttcctgcatttttttt
The genomic region above belongs to Excalfactoria chinensis isolate bCotChi1 chromosome 23, bCotChi1.hap2, whole genome shotgun sequence and contains:
- the IP6K3 gene encoding inositol hexakisphosphate kinase 3; translated protein: MVGQSEGRRPVLLEPFVHQVGGHMSMMKYDEHTVCKPLVLQERSFYESLPLAMRQFTPQYKGVISVHLKKDSFGNLTLLASPNLQHEGCGRVDNTSSDIWHKYKWVASTSSSTELVKRCHTQLTKTFKDSCPGKMRLRTDLQYCTDSLLEDANRNQTEKNSSNPWGLHCHRQHLNRMSSKYNENKLHQFLLLENVVSKYNYPCILDLKMGTRQHGDDASEEKKARHIKKCEQSTSASLGVRVCGMQVYQADAGHFLCKDKYYGRKLSPEGFRQTLQQFLCNGNHLRTDVLEPIILKLKALLSVIKKQSSYRFYSSSLLIIYDGLEHKESTAALDNHLQGHFQRTNCTTAHSRVDVRMIDFAHTTFKGSKCNHTTYDGPDHGYIFGLENLIKILQNISEGK
- the UQCC2 gene encoding ubiquinol-cytochrome c reductase complex assembly factor 2 → MAATRYRRFLRLCEEWPVEETKRQRDLGAFIRQRVAQAFREGENTQIADPETCDQMYESLVRIHNNYYKNKYPRLKDTSFTGVTVQDCKMILATDMLKQMEDMKKGTWRKWRERFYSKKSEEDSK